A part of Carcharodon carcharias isolate sCarCar2 chromosome 6, sCarCar2.pri, whole genome shotgun sequence genomic DNA contains:
- the LOC121279151 gene encoding protein rapunzel-like, with amino-acid sequence MADEAEQALELTGAIAGVAQAMEVFKNLEKFASAAGVIGPIIGLAGVVLKLVVGNNDSPELAYMKEQFSEVKNKLDVISDELGEVLRAIEQSTINNQYFTVEENLKNQFRKYMEITKAQPEYREKEKAEFLAHFTNSKGDQNLHTLYDGIMDKSAVFSDPILETTMKYDQRSRRLMESMCARLKELLCIGLIALIGQTAITGNDEAAIKNEWEKKMNDIEGKMKSMIDKCINEFDDQAKIDVEKMIKREDTHDHQKLAGKLCDALKKKYDWIYWSVRIYDDVGGYDNHCVTGPNYFHFFRLNGVNCVISYAKNKTPLDRGKIQNSMKGWEHRNHAREVAEHIKEKLGGPFVVHTVRRLKGLWYNGNFPSDCHFWENYSGVTLCVHSI; translated from the coding sequence ATGGCTGATGAAGCAGAGCAAGCATTGGAACTGACAGGGGCTATTGCAGGTGTTGCACAGGCTatggaagtgtttaaaaatttggAGAAGTTTGCTTCTGCAGCTGGAGTGATAGGGCCCATTATTGGGTTAGCTGGAGTGGTGCTAAAGTTAGTAGTGGGTAATAACGATAGTCCCGAGCTGGCGTACATGAAGGAACAGTTCTCAGAAGTCAAGAACAAGTTGGATGTGATTTCAGATGAGCTTGGGGAGGTTCTGAGGGCAATAGAGCAGAGTACGATTAACAATCAATATTTCACAGTTGAAGAGAATCTGAAAAACCAGTTCAGAAAGTACATGGAAATAACCAAAGCTCAACCAGAgtacagggagaaagagaaagctgAGTTTCTGGCACACTTTACAAATAGTAAAGGAGATCAGAATCTCCACACTCTCTATGACGGCATTATGGATAAATCAGCTGTCTTCTCAGACCCCATTCTGGAGACCACCATGAAATATGATCAGAGAAGCCGGCGCCTAATGGAAAGCATGTGTGCCCGTCTGAAAGAGCTCTTGTGTATTGGCCTGATTGCTCTCATTGGTCAAACTGCCATCACCGGGAATGATGAAGCTGCCATAAAGAatgagtgggaaaagaaaatgaaTGATATTGAAGGAAAGATGAAATCTATGATTGACAAGTGCATCAATGAGTTTGATGACCAGGCAAAgatagatgttgagaaaatgATAAAAAGAGAGGATACCCACGATCACCAGAAGCTGGCAGGCAAATTATGCGATGCTTTGAAAAAGAAATATGATTGGATTTATTGGTCCGTTCGAATCTATGATGATGTTGGAGGGTATGACAATCACTGTGTTACTGGCCCAAATTATTTTCACTTTTTCAGATTGAATGGTGTGAATTGTGTTATCTCATATGCTAAAAATAAAACCCCTCTCGATAGAGGAAAAATCCAGAATTCCATGAAAGGATGGGAGCATAGGAATCATGCGAGGGAGGTAGCTGAACACATAAAGGAGAAGCTGGGGGGTCCCTTCGTTGTCCATACAGTCAGACGGTTAAAGGGGTTGTGGTACAATGGTAATTTTCCTAGTGATTGTCACTTCTGGGAAAACTACAGTGGGGTCACTCTGTGTGTGCACAGCATCTAA